In one window of Nerophis ophidion isolate RoL-2023_Sa linkage group LG05, RoL_Noph_v1.0, whole genome shotgun sequence DNA:
- the LOC133553271 gene encoding thyroxine 5-deiodinase-like: MHDSGGVQLAQALKHSVLCLLLVPRFLAAAVTLWLLDFLCIRRKVLHQMGARPHSADDPPLCVSDSNRMFTLESLRAVWYGQKLDLLKSASLGRAAPNTEVFLVQGRRRVRILDCMRGTRPLILNFGSCSUPPFMTRLAAFQRVVSQYADIADFVVVYIEEAHPADGWVSSDSPYQILKHRCLEDRLSAARLMLAQVPGSSVVVDGMDNASNAAYGAYFERLYIVRDRRVVYQGARGPEGYRISELRKWLEQYRKDLIVSPVLQA, translated from the coding sequence ATGCACGACTCCGGCGGGGTCCAGCTGGCCCAGGCCCTCAAGCACTCCGTCCTGTGCCTGCTGCTGGTGCCGCGCTTCCTGGCCGCCGCCGTAACGCTATGGCTGCTGGACTTCCTGTGCATCCGCCGCAAGGTGCTCCACCAGATGGGCGCGCGGCCGCACAGCGCCGACGACCCGCCGCTGTGCGTGTCGGACTCCAACCGGATGTTCACGCTGGAGTCGCTGCGGGCGGTGTGGTACGGCCAGAAGCTGGACCTGCTCAAGTCGGCGAGCCTGGGACGCGCGGCGCCCAACACGGAGGTGTTTCTGGTCCAGGGGCGCCGGCGGGTGCGCATCCTGGACTGCATGCGCGGAACGAGGCCGCTCATCCTCAACTTTGGCAGCTGCTCCTGACCGCCGTTCATGACGCGCCTGGCCGCGTTCCAGCGCGTCGTCAGCCAGTACGCGGACATTGCGGACTTCGTGGTGGTCTACATCGAGGAGGCGCACCCGGCGGACGGCTGGGTGAGCTCCGATTCGCCGTACCAGATCCTCAAGCACCGCTGCCTGGAGGACCGGCTGAGCGCGGCGCGGCTCATGCTGGCGCAGGTGCCCGGCAGCAGCGTGGTGGTGGACGGCATGGACAACGCGTCCAACGCCGCCTACGGAGCTTACTTCGAAAGACTCTACATCGTCAGGGACCGGAGGGTAGTCTATCAGGGGGCCCGGGGGCCGGAGGGCTACCGGATCTCCGAGCTCAGGAAATGGCTGGAACAGTACCGGAAAGACCTGATCGTGTCTCCGGTGTTGCAAGCGTAG